One Gemmatimonadota bacterium genomic window, TCCCTGGGAGGCGGAGACGATTGTCCTGATCCGGAAGCAGCCGAATGTGTTTTCGGATATTTCGGGTCTGTTCTACCGGCCCTGGCAGTTTTACAACTCGTTGCGGCTGGCGGTTGAGTACGGGGTTGTGGATAAACTGCTCTTTGGAACAGATTATCCTGTGGCTACTTTTGAGGAAACAGTGGAGGGGTTGCACCATGTGGTTCGGCTTTCCCATGAGATGCGGTTGCCTCCGCTTCCAGAAGACCTGCCGGATCAGATTCTGTACCGCGATACTCTGGGTCTGCTGGGGCTTTCTGGGCCTGCGAGCCGATGATCGCGTTTCAGCATATTGAAAGGAGATGTTGATGGGAAAGCTGGCATTGACGGGTGGTCCTAAGGCGGTAAGGCTCGACAGAAGAAAATTCGCGGTTCCCCCTGTGAGTGAGGAGGCGATTGCAGCGGTGGTGGAACTGATGCGTAAGGGCGAGACTTCCATTTCACCATCGGTTGCCGAGTTCGAGCGCGAGTTCGCCGATTACGTCGGTTGTGAATACGGGCTGGCGCTTACCAGCGGTACGGCGGCGCTTCAAACGGCCCTGTTTGCGGTGGGGGTGGAGCCAGGCGATGAGGTTATTGTTCCTTCCTTCACATTTCTTACCACAGCGACGACTGTGCCGGCTATGGGGGGAGTCACTATTTTTGCCGATGTAGATCGCGATACGATGACTTTGGACCCCACCGACATTGAGCGGAAGATTACAGAGCGGACCCGTGCGATTGTCGTTTGCCACGTCTGGGGTAATCCTGCGGATATGGAATCGATTTTGAAACTGGCACGCCCGCGGGGGATCGCCGTGATTGAGGACTGTTCGCACGCCCACGGGGCGACCTGGCAGGGAAAGAAAGTCGGTTCGGTAGGCGATGTCGGATGTTTCAGTTGCCAGGGATCCAAGCTGGTTGCAGCGGGGGAGGGCGGTGTACTCACGACAAACGACCGCGACCTGTACGAGCGGGCTATTGTGCTGGGCCGTCCGGAAAAGCGTGCCGAAATTCGAGAGGATTCATGGATAAAACGCTTTGCCTTCACAGGGTTGGGTTTCAAATACCGTCCCCACCCACTGGGCATTGCAATCGCCCGCGAGCAACTTCATCACCTGGATGAGATGAACGAAATCCGAGACCGCAATGGTGCCGTCCTGGACGCCGGGCTGGCAGATGTGGCAGATGTGGTGCCTCAGCGAGTGCTTCCGGGTTGCCGGCGCGTTTACAATAGCCATTGTATGCGGTATGATCCGGATAGGCTCGGAGGTGTTTCGGTTGAGACTTTCCTGCAGGCGCTCTCAGCAGAAGGTGTGAGTATCGGCCGTATGAGATACGGACATT contains:
- a CDS encoding DegT/DnrJ/EryC1/StrS family aminotransferase; translation: MLMGKLALTGGPKAVRLDRRKFAVPPVSEEAIAAVVELMRKGETSISPSVAEFEREFADYVGCEYGLALTSGTAALQTALFAVGVEPGDEVIVPSFTFLTTATTVPAMGGVTIFADVDRDTMTLDPTDIERKITERTRAIVVCHVWGNPADMESILKLARPRGIAVIEDCSHAHGATWQGKKVGSVGDVGCFSCQGSKLVAAGEGGVLTTNDRDLYERAIVLGRPEKRAEIREDSWIKRFAFTGLGFKYRPHPLGIAIAREQLHHLDEMNEIRDRNGAVLDAGLADVADVVPQRVLPGCRRVYNSHCMRYDPDRLGGVSVETFLQALSAEGVSIGRMRYGHLHGNPIFTEGFPYGTKGATLSAQGHDASNFSNGPLPVTEHLREYAFRAAPRLETECRELINQYLDAYHKVASAVDELLTYEKEHRSEA